The following are encoded together in the Lathyrus oleraceus cultivar Zhongwan6 chromosome 3, CAAS_Psat_ZW6_1.0, whole genome shotgun sequence genome:
- the LOC127131567 gene encoding lysine-rich arabinogalactan protein 19-like: MKRMREPSEKSNKEKQAKLGESSGSRPLIPLVGSPGKSVPLPRFLKIKPIASSLPQTTPIYTSSETTPSTTRSSKPPSLKFNLATTTLPVSKAEMLNETTSPSSSPSPQSPPYYELFYNIEPSDPQSPTMGLLQARALASQQPSHPEPEQDVTSSPPEHPNPTTCEPPQTPPEQQPTHSEPQPTPQPELSSKTHSDIPLPITSADPTTPTLNLTTPNSPSPASATEP; encoded by the coding sequence atgaagaggatgcgagagccCTCTGAGAAGTCCAACAAGGAAAAGCAAGCTAAGTTGGGAGAATCCTCTGGATCAAGACCCCTAATTCCTCTGGTTGGCTCTCCAGGTAAGTCTGTACCTCTCCCTCGCTTTCTCAAAATTAAACCaattgcttcttctcttccccaaacaACTCCTATTTACACCTCTTCTGAAACTActccctcaaccaccagatcCTCTAAGCCACCCTCTCTTAAATTCAACCTCGCTACCACCACATTACCTGTTTCGAaagcagaaatgctgaatgaaaccacttcaccatcatcatcaccatctccTCAATCCCCACCGTACTACGAACTCTTCTATAACATCGAACCATCTGACCCCCAATCCCCCACTATGGGTCTTCTCCAAGCtcgtgctctggcctctcaacagcCATCACATCCTGAACCTGAACAAGACGTCACTTCCTCACCTCCAGAACATCCAAATCCAACCACATGTGAACCACCTCAAACACCACCTGAACAACAACCAACCCACTCTGAACCACAACCAACCCCACAACCTGAACTATCCTCAAAGACCCACTCTGACATACCACTACCCATCACTTCTGCTGACCCAACAACTCCCACACTTAATCTAACTACCCCAAACTCACCCTCCCCAGCCTCTGCCACTGAACCATAA